One region of Corvus moneduloides isolate bCorMon1 chromosome 1, bCorMon1.pri, whole genome shotgun sequence genomic DNA includes:
- the CA8 gene encoding carbonic anhydrase-related protein isoform X1: protein MADRSLIEGAEPLPRREEAPEWGYEEGVEWGLIFPDANGEYQSPINLNSREAKYDPSLLEVRLSPNYVVCRDCEVINDGHSIQIALKSKSVLIGGPLPRGHEFELHDVRFHWGRENQRGSEHTVNFKAFPMELHLMHWNSTLYSSIDEAVGKKHGIAIIALFVQIGKEHVGLKAVTEILQDIQYKGKSKTIPCFNPNSLLPDPLLRDYWVYEGSLTIPPCSEGVTWILFRYPLTVSQVQIEEFRRLRTHVKGAELLEGSDGILGDNFRPTQPLSDRVIRAAFQ, encoded by the exons ATGGCTGACAGGAGCCTGATCGAGGGCGCCGAGCCCCTGCCGCGCCGGGAGGAGGCTCCGGAGTGGGGCTACGAGGAAG GAGTGGAGTGGGGGCTGATTTTCCCCGATGCTAACGGGGAGTACCAGTCGCCCATTAACTTGAACTCGAGAGAAGCTAAATATGACCCCTCGCTCCTGGAAGTGCGTTTGTCACCGAACTACGTGGTGTGTCGTGACTGTGAAGTGATCAACGACGGGCATTCGATTCAGATTGCCCTGAAGTCAAAATCAG TGTTAATAGGGGGGCCATTACCCCGGGGACATGAGTTTGAACTACATGATGTTCGATTTCATTGGGGGAGAGAAAACCAGCGTGGTTCTGAACACACGGTTAATTTTAAGGCCTTTCCCATGGAG CTTCATCTAATGCACTGGAACTCCACACTGTACAGCAGCATTGATGAGGCAGTAGGGAAGAAGCACGGCATAGCAATTATTGCTTTGTTTGTGCAG ATAGGAAAAGAGCATGTGGGCCTAAAGGCTGTAACTGAAATTCTTCAGGACATCCAGTACAAG GGAAAGTCGAAAACAATACCCTGTTTTAATCCCAACTCTTTATTGCCAG atcCTCTTCTGCGTGACTACTGGGTGTATGAGGGCTCTCTAACCATTCCACCCTGCAGTGAAGGTGTCACCTGGATATTATTTCGTTATCCTTTGACTGTGTCCCAAGTGCAG ataGAGGAATTTCGAAGACTGAGGACTCATGTTAAAGGTGCTGAACTTTTAGAGGGCTCTGATGGAATCCTAGGTGATAACTTCAGACCAACTCAGCCACTTAGTGATAGAGTCATCAGGGCTGCATTTCAgtag
- the CA8 gene encoding carbonic anhydrase-related protein isoform X2, with translation MADRSLIEGAEPLPRREEAPEWGYEEGVEWGLIFPDANGEYQSPINLNSREAKYDPSLLEVRLSPNYVVCRDCEVINDGHSIQIALKSKSVLIGGPLPRGHEFELHDVRFHWGRENQRGSEHTVNFKAFPMEIGKEHVGLKAVTEILQDIQYKGKSKTIPCFNPNSLLPDPLLRDYWVYEGSLTIPPCSEGVTWILFRYPLTVSQVQIEEFRRLRTHVKGAELLEGSDGILGDNFRPTQPLSDRVIRAAFQ, from the exons ATGGCTGACAGGAGCCTGATCGAGGGCGCCGAGCCCCTGCCGCGCCGGGAGGAGGCTCCGGAGTGGGGCTACGAGGAAG GAGTGGAGTGGGGGCTGATTTTCCCCGATGCTAACGGGGAGTACCAGTCGCCCATTAACTTGAACTCGAGAGAAGCTAAATATGACCCCTCGCTCCTGGAAGTGCGTTTGTCACCGAACTACGTGGTGTGTCGTGACTGTGAAGTGATCAACGACGGGCATTCGATTCAGATTGCCCTGAAGTCAAAATCAG TGTTAATAGGGGGGCCATTACCCCGGGGACATGAGTTTGAACTACATGATGTTCGATTTCATTGGGGGAGAGAAAACCAGCGTGGTTCTGAACACACGGTTAATTTTAAGGCCTTTCCCATGGAG ATAGGAAAAGAGCATGTGGGCCTAAAGGCTGTAACTGAAATTCTTCAGGACATCCAGTACAAG GGAAAGTCGAAAACAATACCCTGTTTTAATCCCAACTCTTTATTGCCAG atcCTCTTCTGCGTGACTACTGGGTGTATGAGGGCTCTCTAACCATTCCACCCTGCAGTGAAGGTGTCACCTGGATATTATTTCGTTATCCTTTGACTGTGTCCCAAGTGCAG ataGAGGAATTTCGAAGACTGAGGACTCATGTTAAAGGTGCTGAACTTTTAGAGGGCTCTGATGGAATCCTAGGTGATAACTTCAGACCAACTCAGCCACTTAGTGATAGAGTCATCAGGGCTGCATTTCAgtag